The genome window attcatataaatatatgtatataatatatatgtatgtatatatgtatgtgtgtatgtgtgtgcgtgtgtgtgtgcgtatgtgcgtgtgtgtgtgtgtatgtgtatgtgtatatgtgtgtgtgtgtgtgtgtgtgtgtgtgtttgtgtgtgtgtgtgtgtgtgtgtgtgtgtgtttgtgtgtgtgtatgtctgtgtgtgtgcgtatatatgtgtgtgagtgtacttacatccatttatatatatatatatatatatatatatatatatgtaaaaaaaatatatatatatatatatatatattagcatatacatatatatatatatatatatatatatatatgtaaaaaaaaaatacatatatatatatatatatatttgcatatacatatatatatatatatatatatatatatatatatatatatatgcatatgtaaatatatatacatatatatatatatatatatatatatatatatatatatatatatgtatatatacatgtatatgtataattatatatatatgtatacctacatacatttatatatgtatatgtaaacaagaaaaacatgcatgtatatgtaaaaaaaaaatatatatatatatatatatatatatatatatatacacacatgtatatgtgtatgagtatatatatatatatatatatatatatatatatatatatgtatacacacacatacacgtatgtatgtatatatatgtgtgcgtatgagtgtgtgtgtgtatgtatgtgtatatgtaagtgtgtgtgcacacacccatatacgaatgtatatgcgTTCATGCGTGTGCACGTGAAGCCTCCCGATCTGCTTAGAGCGCCGTCTGCTCGTCCTGCGACGGCTGTTGGCACGTGATGACGATGTGCGTGCCCGCCAGCTGGCTACTGGTGGCCGAGCCCGCCCCGCGCCGCCCCCGGGGCCTGAGGGCGGCCAGCCGGCGGGCTAGGCGCTGCAGGGGGCCCTTGGCCGGCGCGGGTGGGGCGCTGCGGGCGGAGGGCGACCCGTTGAGCAGAGAGGCTGCGGCGGCGTCGCTCACACGCGGGTCTGCGTCGTCCGGTCCCGCGACGGAAGTGACCTGCGGGCGAGACGGGTCGTGTGAGtcacgggaggaggagagaatgaggccGGGCGGGAGGGGCCCGGCTGTGGGTTAGAATGTTTAGGaaacactataagtatgtataaatagtcatttaaataccctttacaaacACACTGGAAAAGCATCTCAACGTTCCTTGCCGTTTTCTGTATAAAAATCAtattctgtgcatgtatgtatggtctTTACAATTACGTGTATCTAATTGCGTGAGACTGAATGagggtgtgtgtaagtatatatatatatatatacacacacacaccagacacacacacacaccagacacacacacacacacacacacacacacacacatacacacacacatatatatatatatatatatatgtatatatatatatatatatatatatatatatatagacacacacacacatgtgtgtgtgtgtatgtgtgtatgtgtgtatgtgtgtatatgtgtgtgtgtgtgtgtgtgtgtgtgtgtgtgtgtgtgtgtgtgtgtgtgtgtgtgtgtgtgtgtgtgtctggtgtgtgtgtgtgtctggtgtgtgtgtgtgtctggtgcgtgtgtgtgtgtgtgtgtgtgtgtgtgtgtgtgtgtgtgtgtgtgtgtgtgtgtgtgtgtgtgtgtgtgtgtgtgtgtgtgtgtgtgtgtgtgtgtgtgcgtctgtgtgtgtgcatgtgtgtgcatgtgtgtgtgtgtgcgtgtgtgcgtgtgattatgtgcatgtgtgtgtgcgtgtgcttttgctagtatatatatgtagtgtcaGTAAATATGTTGTATTACACAAATCTTTACACGTGCATGTGTCTTAATCTTCCCGGAAACCTTCCTTCAAAATGCAAACTCACGATTTCTAGAACTACTCTCTGCAATGAGGCTCGTTTGCAATACAGCAAGACTCAATTGACCTTATCTCTCCTCACTCTATTGTGGACTATGCAATTGTGACTGACCTCAACAGCTAACAAGATTTCCCGATAGATGGGGCTGACGTATCGTTCTGGATTGCCCTTCAATAGCAGAAAGatatttttactgattttttctgtcttttatataatatattttctattataagaATAAAAGACATATCCTATACTTTCATGGTTTGCACTTActattaaattgttatttcttttgaCAGTGAAGAAGTTGCAGGATTCATGGTTTAGCTTTAAAATCATATCATAATTTATTGTAAACATGCAGCACAggctaattatatacatacacgcatatatacatcattaatatatatatatatatatatatatatatacatatatatatgtatatatttatacatatatgtatatatatacatatatataatgtacatacacacacacacacacacgcacacacacacacacacacacacacacacatatatatatttacatatacatatatatatacatatatgtataagtacacatatgtttatatatatatatatatgtatacgtatatacatataaatgtatatatatgtatatacatgtatatatattgatatatatatatatgtacatgtatatatataattgtatacacatatatacatatgtataaataaatagataaataagtagatatatacatttatacacatatgtatacacacacacacagacatatatatatatatatatatatatatatatatatatactgtatatatatatatatatatatatatatttatatatatatacacatatgtatacatgtgtgtgtatatatatatatacatatatatacatatttatatatatatatatatatatatatatatatatatatatatatatatacacacacacacaaataacatgtattatcgttttcatttttacAAAACAAAAGCGAGGTGTCACACAACAGATTCAAAACATagagaataaaaaacacacagataTCAAAATATGCCGACAAACATTGAACTTTTCTTTGCAACAAAACAGAACGTGCAAATTCTGAAATATCTTTGCAAGATGTTTCTGACAATTTAGAAACTCTAAGGATGTCCCAAATTGTATATCTATTGCGTTATGCAAAGataattattcatctatctaaaatTTATCGAAAtatttgtcaatttatctattaatccatATATGTGTAGCTATCTCTATATAACTCTATCGTTTCTGTCTATGCAATCATGTATGCATGCGTtcatgatattatacatatacacaaacacatatatacacatatatatgtatatatatatatatatatatatatatatatacatatatatatatatatatatatatatatatatatatatatatatatatatatatatctgtgtgtgtgtgtgtgtgtgtgtgtgtgtgtgtgtgtgtgtgtgtgtgtgtgtgtgtgagtgcgtgcgtgcgtgtgtgagcacgtgcgtatatataatacatatatatgtatatttatatgcagacaTGCTTATGTAGGGGTATTCACCAGTGCATGCTTGCATTCCAGAGTGTATTCATGTAGGTATATACTGGGTGTATTAAatcaatgtatttgttttttgtaatatAAAAGCAATCCACTTATAGATCAAATGTGTTCAATAAACATGCAGTGATTTGAAGAATCTTAAAAAACTAATGgcaacaatcacaacaataaccacaatgtGCATAATATTAACGAAATCATGCGCATGGGTGCACGTGCACTCGAGGGCTATGTGCGCGGGCGAGCAAGGGCGCAGGCATGGAGGGCCGGCGAGCAAGGGCGCAGGCATGGAGGCGCGGGCGAAGGCTGCAGGCGCGGAAGAAACGCACCTTCCTCAGGAGTGGGCGTGAGGCAGGGGCGTCGTCATTGAGGTTGGCGTGGGCGGGTGCAaggagggcgggggtgggcgttCGGGTCGGGCTGGGCACCGTCAGGTAGTGTCCCGGGTGACGCCCGCCCAGGTGGCACCGCCCGTGGGGGGGGCTGCCCCTCGGACTCCCCGACCCGCTGCTCCTGTTGGGCGAAGGGAGGCGGACAGTGCTCGGGCTGGCCGTCGGGAGCGAGTCATCACACAGTCATCACTCGGCCATCGTCACAGTTGGTCGGGACTCACAACGTTAACTTCGTAGTCATCATAAGCACCCAGCAGCTATTatgctttttattaatttatttttttcgacaGTATGTGCCGAATGGAAGATTCACACAGTCACTGCACGCATCAGGATAGCATACTTACCGAGGAACGCCACGTGACCACCACATAGTCATCACACAAACACGACACAATCACCATATCTAACAACTTCCACATTATCGCACATATTCACCATACGGTAACCACATAGCCATCGGGAAATCACCACATCATCCACGCGAAATCACAGAATTTCACAATCATACTCGCCACATAGTCACAAGACCTTCACTTCACTTTCTCACCAACATATCCATTAAAATCCAACGCATCACTACCACAGCACATTCTTGGATAATGACACAATCAAACAGACATTATTTCACTATTACAAAGTCACTATCAAGTCGTCTTTGCATCACACATTGCAAACTAACCGTCAATATACTCCTGTCATGTCTACAATGTATAATGCATGTCATACCTTGCTTTACACTTCCGTTATTGTCAATAAACTTGGTGAAAATCGTACTTCAATTATTCATtagctattattttttatcctaaGCTTCATTTTGTTCTGTGTTTAGGCTCAGAAACATTAATCTAGAAATATTTGTATTAATGGTGatcattttaaaaataacattaataataataatagtagtagtagtagtaatgatagcaatgataattaataatgataataataatgatgataatgataataatgataacaacgacagcaacaataatcatcatcatcgtcatcatcatcatcattatcatcatcatcatcatcatcatcatcatcatcatcatcatcatcatcgtcatcatcattatcatcatcgtcgtcatcatcattatcgttatcatcgtcatcgccatgatcgtcatcgtcctcatcatcattatcatcatcgtcatcgtcatcatcgttattataatcatcgtcattctcatcatcagcatcgccatcatcaccatcgtcatcatcatcatcatcataacaatttgCATATTTTGTTGGGACCATCTTACAGTGCAGAGGAGATTCGCTTTACGTTAAGTCCAATTCGGATATGGAGAGTGTGAAATGGAGTTGCAAATTAAtgaagtgggaagaagagggagagagcaaaaggggaaggaacagggaaagggagagggagataagaagagggggggagggaggggagcgggggagggaatcTTATTGTGTCAATAATAGCTTTTTGGAACTGTTACTTACAAAGTTAACTTTAGTTTGTTATTCAAATCGTGATTCAAAACAATTAATATTTCTACAACCTTCaaagttattttgttgttacaacGTATCTATATCTTGTTAATTTACTGTCAGTGACATGTGTTGTCATATCTACAACGCTGACACGATACAGcctataataaatacatatattactgtAGCGTTTAATGTCACAACTACAGTGTCCCTCGttcgtcatgtttttttttttttttttttttttttttttttttttgacatagtGAACTTGTCTCGTAACTGATGGTAGAATGTGATACTATATCAAAAGCATCATACAAAGTGCCACCTCATACAGAGTGTCATGGAAACACAATGGACTGACAGTACTTGAAATTGTAACACGTgcaataaattaattatatatatgtacctacatccatccatccacacacacacacacgcgcgcgcacgagcgcgcatacacacacacacacacaaacacagacaaacacacacacacacacacacacacacacacacacacacacacacgcacacacacacacacacacacacgcatacacacacacacacacacacatacacacacacatacaaacacagacaaacacacacacacacacacatacatacacaaacacagacaaacacacacacacacacacacacacacacacacacacgcatacacacacacacacacacacacacacacacacacacacacacacacacacacacacacacacacacacaaacaaacaaacacagacgaaCACAAACACGGCAAACAAACACACCGGACCGTTAGTGCAATAGCGAGGGAACACTAGAACTGTCTCGTTTCGCGCTGGTTATTCGCAGTTCTCAGCCATGCTAATCAAATTCAAAATGATCTATATTAATCACCATTGTAATTGGAGGAAGACTTTCACGTAGGTTACTTACCATTGCAGTAGCTGGAGCCAAGTGGGGTTTTGTCGTTGTCTGTGGTCTGTGATTCGCTCTCGTGGTCTGGGTCTcgtggctgtctctgtctgtttgtttgtttgtctgcttgtctttctctcattccgcctgtctttatgtctgtctctatctgtgtctttctatctctttctgtctctctgtctctctctctctctctctctctctttctctctctctctctctctctctctctctctctctctctctctctctctctctctctctctctctctctctctctctctctctatctatctatctatctatctctgctatCCTTTCATATCTTAACTGCTCTTCCAACACAATATGTGCATTGTacgccacttcctctctctctctctctctgtgacactctttccttttcattttatctatcaaaCACAATTAAAAATCTCCAAATCTACCATCGAACCaacccattttttttattcattcattcctccatccattcattcatttattcattttgtcttgttctttctctctctaagctCTCACCCGTATTTTCTCCCGAATCCCCGCTGCCGAGGACCTACCTGTGTGAGGATCGCCTGGACATGCGCATGGACGACATTCTCGAGAACCTGGGGCTGCCGTCGTCTACGTTGCTGTACGCCGTGGCCATCCAGGAGTGCAGGGGCGACGGCTGACGGTACCAGCGCGAGCAGAAGGTACGCAGGAAGGTACGCCGGTATTTGTCGCTCATGGCGCAGTACAGGACGAAGTTGCAGGCCGCGTTGATGGCCGAGAGCAGGTTGAAGATGTTGCCGAGGCCGCGCTCGATGTTGTCGGACATGGTGTTGGGTTCGGACTGCaatggatggggtggggtgggggggttaggattgttgtatttgttttagggtgtgtgtatactctctctctttctctctctctctctctctctctctctctctctctctctctctctctctctctatatatatatatatatatatatatatatatatatataaaagtatatatgcacatatatatgtacacacacacacacacacacacacacacacacacacacacacacacacacacacaggcatatttgtgtgtgtgtgtgtggatggcgtTCAAGTAATTAGTGCTGTATATCAAACTCACAAACACGTAATTATGAAGTGAATAATTCAATTACAAATGCAAAGGGCGACCAGAACGAGAGATACCgatttcccccatttctctctctttgatgaaaacaacagcaataagaacaagaacaaaatctCAGCCCCATcgactaataatcataataatcatgataataatttctcTTCTAATCCTCGGGTCAGACCCAGCTGTGTCCCCTCTCGCAAATCACCGCCCCAGACACGTTTCTGACACGTCTTCTAGCTCCGCCCTACCCCGGGACCCTCCACTAATCAcctaccctgccccccccccccctcctagtaccttcccctacccccttcctctccccgttaATCACTGCTCTGACGCAAATAGAAGTTTTTTAAAgagtaagtaaaaagtaaaaaaggggaaagaaaatctGGACCAATTATTGGCAATCTGAATTAAATTCTTTGACAATCATTCATTCATCGTTGGTTcacttcaaaaaatatttttaaaaatcgtctgtctgtctgtttgtctctctctctctctctctctctctctctctctctctctctctctctctctctctctctatctatctatctatctatctctttctctctctttctctccctctctctctttctctctctctctctctttctctctctctctctctctctctctctctctctctctctctctctctctctctctctctctctctctctctccctctctctctctctctctctctctctctctatctctctctatctatctatctatctatctcttgctctctctctctctctctctctctctctctctttctctctctctctctctttctatctctctctctctctctctctctctctctctatctatctatctatctatctctttctctctctctctctccctctctctctttctctctctctctctctttctctctctctctctctctctctctctctctctctctctctctctctcccccctctctctctctctctctctctctctctatctctctctatctatctatctatctatctatctctttctctctctctctctctctctctctctcttctctttctctctctctctctctttctctctctctctctctctctctctctctctctctctctctctctctctctctctctctctctccccctctctctctctctctctctctctctatctctctctctctatctatctatctatctctttctctctctctctctctctctctctctctctctctctctctctctctctctttctctctctctctctctctctctctctctctctctctctctctctctctccccctctctctctctctctctctctctctctatctctctctatctatctatctatctatctctttctctctctctctctctctctctctctctctctctctctttctctctctctctctctctttctctctctctctctctctctctctctctctctctctctctctctctctctctctttctctctctctctctctctctctctctctctttctctctctctgtctctttctctctctctctctctctctctctctctctctctctctctctctctctctccccctctctctctctctctctctatctctctctatctatctatctatctctttctctctctctctctctctctctctctctctttctctctctctctctctctctttctctctctctctctctctctctctctctctctctctttctctctctctctctctctctctctctctctctctctctctctctctctctctctctctctaaacccagACAAACCCTAATCCCTGGCCACCCATActcaccccacccacatcccccaccctcactctcccccaacccctacgAACCCCTTACCTCCACCCACAATTCCCTCCCAGAATTCCCCCCACACgacaaaaaaacaagtgaaaaaaagaataaaaagaagaccgaaagagagcgagcaaaagaaaaaaaaaatatatggcccAATTATTGACGATCTGAATTAGCTTCATTGACCATCTCTCGTGCCACCTGTCTCTTCCCAGGTACAATTACGTCATTATAGAGACCGTGAGAAGATTTCGTGGCTTATGACTAAGTCCATTGATATAAGGGAAATGTAATGGTGAAagcggggaggggggtaatggtaatgataatggtgatgaagtgaAGATCTGTGGTTACGGTATTCATGGTGATGGCTGTAAggaagatatgtataaatatatgctgaTGATGAGAATAGCAAGAAATTTATGAAAACAGCaagaaagatgattataatgatgatgatgataacgatagtaacagaAATCCTAATAATAACGGATAAATGTGACTATTAACTGTCACAGTAATGACACTAACATTATGCAtctatacgaagagagagagaaaaaaatacgattaGCTTCTCGTGTATTGATCTATTTGAGTCAATATACGTAATTGTTCGCTCTTTTAAATgcaaatattgtacatatatatgacgaTTCATCCACATATGTGAGATAATGATTTTCTGAAgtcctatgattttttttttgttttgttttaaatatagttatcattatcgcgtatattgattttttgtatatttttttgtattttttcgatTCTCGCCTCTCTGTAACtttatctttctgtattttttttctctttctttctttcttcctctctctctctttctctctctctctctctctctctttctctctctctctctccatacacctctctcttcttctctctctcccccctccccccctctctctcttcttcttcttcttcttcttcttcttcttcttcttcttcttcttcttcttttctctctctttctctctctctctctctttctctctctctccctccctctctctctcatcttcttgatcatcctcttctacttcttcgtttctttttctctctttccatcccaccCCACCCGTCCCGCCCATACTCACCACTATCCGCCCTTACTAACTACACActctagcaccccccccccatcctccccccccacaaTCCCCACAACTCTCTCATCACGACCaattctccctacccccccacaaCCCTGACCCCCCCACCTTCACAGTTCCCTTCCTAcaatacccctccccccaacctccctctcccctccccctctacctcccccccaaaacctccctctccccctccaccccccacaacctcctctccccctccaccccccacaacctcctctccccctccaccccccacaacctcctctcccccctccaccccccacaacttctctctaccccctctccccctctacccccacaacctccctctccccctccaccccccacaacctcctccccccctccaccccccacaacctcctctccccctccaccccccacaacctcctctcccccctccaccccccacaacttctctctaccccctctccccctctacccccacaacctccctctccccctccaccccccacaacctcctctccccctccaccccccacaacctcctctccccctccaccccccacaacctcctctcccccctccaccccccacaacttctctctacccccctctccccctctaccccaacaaccttccccctctccccctccaccccccacaacctcctctccccctccaccccccacaacctcctctccccctccaccccccacaacctcctctcccccctccaccccccacaacttctctctaccccctctccccctctacccccacaacctccctctcccccctccacccctcacaacctccctctcccccctccaccccccacaacctccctctccccctctacccccccacatcctccctctccccctccaccccccacaacctcctctaccccccacttcctccctcttcccctccacccccccccacaacctccctctccctctctaccccccacacaacctccctcttacccccctccaccccccacaacctccctcttacctctcaccccccctccacccccaaccaccctcacccctccaccccccaaaaaataaaacaaaacaaaaacaacacatccTTACCTCATTAAACGACTTGTAGAGCAACAGGACGGCCACAGGCAGCTGACAGACGAGAGCCAACAGAACCACAGCGATCAGCATCACAGTAATCTTGTTTTCCTGCGACTGCGAGTGGGTGTCCCTCTCAAGTCGCTGGTTCGTCATGGTCCGTCGCTGGGCTCGGCTTTGCTTCACCACGTAGATTAGGAAGGAATTGAACACCGACAGAAGCACGAGGGGAAGCAGGATGAAGCACACGGCCGTGAACCAGTAGAATAcctgtgaggggggagggggaggggagagaaagaattgagaaaagggggggaacatctgtgtctatatctaattctatatgtgtatctgtatcaaaatctatatctaaattgatatttagatttaaatctttatttatatttttatctaaatccgtatttaaaaaaaaatctatatctgtatctaagcatatatatggatctatatctaaatctatattcaGATATGTCTTTACCTATACGTATATcggtattcatatctatatctacctctgaatctatatctgtatatatctttacctacatctatatctatatatatatctgtatctatatttttatctgtctatacctACATCTGTAtccttatctatatctgtatatatatctacatctgtatttgtatttgtatatatatatatatatatacacacacacacacacacacacacacacac of Penaeus chinensis breed Huanghai No. 1 chromosome 37, ASM1920278v2, whole genome shotgun sequence contains these proteins:
- the LOC125045478 gene encoding FMRFamide receptor-like isoform X1, translating into MFNMSTAAPLLAAALTTLAPPTAQPTLAPTSSTPSISPPVSLQPPSLNPSLNLTAGVSVGVNETALPAANDDDVYATFLDVSRYVVQRVLVPLVLVVGVVGNSVTIVVLTRRQMRSSTNNYLTALAISDLLYLVFIFSLSIRHHPGMDHPHHWFYWHYFRYALWLTDATSSTSIWLTVTFTIERYIAVCHPIKGKVYCTESRAMIVIGVVYALCFTLTASTPHEWVIEEVRDNATGTSVLRLDYSDLGRNDTYKMVFYWFTAVCFILLPLVLLSVFNSFLIYVVKQSRAQRRTMTNQRLERDTHSQSQENKITVMLIAVVLLALVCQLPVAVLLLYKSFNESEPNTMSDNIERGLGNIFNLLSAINAACNFVLYCAMSDKYRRTFLRTFCSRWYRQPSPLHSWMATAYSNVDDGSPRFSRMSSMRMSRRSSHRSSGSGSPRGSPPHGRCHLGGRHPGHYLTVPSPTRTPTPALLAPAHANLNDDAPASRPLLRKVTSVAGPDDADPRVSDAAAASLLNGSPSARSAPPAPAKGPLQRLARRLAALRPRGRRGAGSATSSQLAGTHIVITCQQPSQDEQTAL